In Rhizobium sp. N324, a single genomic region encodes these proteins:
- a CDS encoding ABC transporter substrate-binding protein, translated as MSLRVSRRNFVAGGATLLSLSALGTSAFAQEQRLRLLWWGSQPRADRTNKVSQLYQTKNAGTSITGEFLGWGDYWPRLATQVAGRNAPDVIQMDYRYIVQYARRGALAPLESYMPAKLNLDDFDKAQIDGGSVDGHLYGVSLGANSAATVLNTTAFKEAGVDLPTQATTWDEFARMGAEITKAGKRKGMFGLADGSGGEPLFENWLRQRGKALYTADGKIGFGVDDASEWYDMWAKFREAGACVPADIQALDKNDIETNTVSLGKSAAGFAHSNQFVAYQAMNKDKLALTNYMRIKADSKGGHYRKPSMFFSVSAQSKAIDLAVDYINFFVKNPEAVLLLDVERGIPESAAMREVVAAKLDENGKVALAYVSGLGDLAGKLPPPPPAGAGEGELMLRNIAEQVGFGQLSPADGGKQLVTEITQILARG; from the coding sequence ATGAGCCTACGTGTAAGCAGACGTAATTTCGTTGCGGGAGGGGCCACTCTCCTTTCGCTCTCGGCGCTGGGAACCAGCGCTTTTGCACAGGAACAGCGCTTGCGCCTCCTGTGGTGGGGCTCGCAGCCGCGCGCCGACCGCACCAACAAGGTGTCCCAGCTCTATCAGACGAAGAATGCCGGTACCTCGATCACCGGCGAATTCCTCGGTTGGGGCGATTACTGGCCGCGCCTTGCGACCCAGGTCGCCGGCCGCAATGCGCCTGACGTCATCCAGATGGACTACCGCTATATCGTTCAGTACGCGCGTCGCGGCGCGCTTGCGCCGCTTGAATCCTACATGCCGGCGAAGCTCAACCTCGACGATTTCGACAAGGCGCAGATCGATGGCGGCAGCGTCGACGGTCATCTCTATGGCGTCAGCCTCGGCGCGAATTCGGCCGCGACGGTTCTGAATACCACCGCCTTCAAGGAGGCAGGCGTCGATCTGCCGACGCAGGCGACCACCTGGGACGAGTTCGCCCGCATGGGCGCCGAGATCACCAAGGCCGGCAAGCGTAAGGGCATGTTCGGCCTCGCTGACGGCAGCGGCGGCGAACCTCTGTTCGAAAACTGGCTGCGTCAGCGCGGCAAGGCGCTCTATACCGCCGACGGCAAAATCGGCTTCGGCGTGGACGACGCATCGGAATGGTACGATATGTGGGCCAAGTTCCGTGAAGCCGGCGCCTGCGTTCCCGCCGATATCCAGGCTCTCGACAAGAACGATATCGAAACGAACACAGTGTCGCTCGGCAAATCTGCGGCCGGTTTTGCCCATTCCAATCAGTTCGTTGCCTATCAGGCCATGAACAAGGACAAGCTGGCGCTGACCAACTATATGCGTATCAAGGCGGATTCGAAGGGCGGCCACTATCGCAAGCCTTCGATGTTCTTCTCTGTTTCGGCCCAGTCGAAAGCGATCGACCTGGCCGTGGACTACATCAACTTCTTCGTCAAGAATCCCGAGGCAGTGTTGCTCCTGGATGTCGAGCGCGGCATTCCGGAATCGGCCGCCATGCGCGAGGTCGTCGCGGCGAAGCTCGATGAGAACGGTAAGGTCGCATTGGCCTATGTCAGCGGTCTCGGCGATCTCGCCGGCAAATTGCCGCCGCCGCCGCCGGCCGGCGCCGGTGAAGGCGAGCTGATGCTGCGAAACATCGCCGAACAGGTCGGTTTCGGACAGCTGTCTCCTGCCGACGGCGGCAAACAGCTGGTCACCGAAATCACGCAGATTCTCGCACGAGGCTGA
- a CDS encoding sugar phosphate isomerase/epimerase family protein yields MQVEGLSINLATIREQCGFAEAVDICLKHGITSIAPWRDQVAKAGLDEAVRIVKSNGIKLTGLCRGGFFPAANDADWQKNLDDNRRAIDEAAAFSADCLVLVVGGLPGASRDIVAARQMVFDGIAAVLPHAHASGVKLAIEPLHPMYAADRSCVNTLGQALDMCEPLGEDVGVAIDVYHVWWDPDLANQIARAGRMKRIFAHHICDWLVPTKDMLLDRGMMGDGVIDLKGIRRMIEAAGFFGAQEVEIFSAETWWKRPADQVIATCVERFRSCCQI; encoded by the coding sequence ATGCAGGTCGAAGGTCTTTCGATCAATCTGGCGACGATCCGCGAGCAATGCGGCTTTGCCGAAGCCGTCGATATCTGCCTGAAACACGGCATCACCTCGATCGCGCCATGGCGCGACCAGGTCGCCAAGGCCGGCCTCGACGAGGCGGTACGCATCGTCAAATCGAACGGCATTAAGCTGACCGGCCTTTGCCGCGGCGGCTTCTTTCCGGCCGCAAACGATGCCGACTGGCAGAAGAACCTCGACGACAACAGGCGGGCGATCGACGAGGCGGCAGCATTCTCAGCCGATTGCCTGGTGCTCGTCGTCGGCGGCTTGCCGGGCGCCTCCAGGGATATCGTCGCGGCCCGCCAGATGGTGTTCGACGGCATTGCCGCCGTGCTGCCGCATGCACACGCATCAGGCGTCAAGCTCGCGATCGAGCCGCTGCATCCGATGTATGCCGCCGACCGGTCCTGCGTGAACACGCTCGGCCAGGCGCTCGACATGTGCGAACCGCTCGGCGAGGATGTCGGCGTTGCGATCGACGTCTACCATGTTTGGTGGGATCCCGATCTTGCCAACCAGATCGCCCGCGCCGGACGGATGAAACGTATCTTTGCCCATCACATCTGCGACTGGCTGGTGCCGACCAAAGACATGCTGCTCGACCGCGGCATGATGGGCGATGGCGTCATCGATCTCAAGGGCATAAGACGGATGATCGAGGCGGCCGGCTTCTTCGGCGCGCAGGAGGTGGAGATCTTTTCGGCCGAGACCTGGTGGAAACGCCCGGCCGACCAGGTGATCGCCACTTGCGTCGAGCGCTTCCGGAGCTGCTGCCAGATCTAA
- a CDS encoding dihydrodipicolinate synthase family protein, with product MTTINLPLDGKIVPYTLTGTPIELKKRDAKDFPRIAFAAAHVVADPLADNDPWLTPAIDWDRTLAFRHRLWDLGLGVAEAMDTAQRGMGLGWPEARDLLRRALAEAAGRKDAVIACGAGTDHLVPGPDVTIDTILKAYEEQIETVEAAGGRIILMASRALAVTAKGPDDYIRVYDRILRQVKEPVIIHWLGEMFDPALEGYWGNGDHLKAMETCLEVIEANSAKVDGIKISLLSKEKEVTMRRQLPKAVRMYTGDDFNYAELIAGDEEGHSDALLGIFDAIAPAASAALDALGRKSNHEFFDLLEPTVPLSRHIFKAPTRFYKTGVVFLAYLNGLQDHFTMVGGQQSTRSLTHLAELFRLADKARVLADPELATARMKQVLAVHGVH from the coding sequence GTGACGACGATCAATCTCCCCCTCGACGGCAAGATCGTTCCCTATACGCTGACCGGCACGCCGATCGAACTGAAGAAGCGCGACGCCAAGGACTTCCCGCGCATCGCCTTTGCCGCCGCCCATGTCGTCGCCGACCCACTCGCCGACAACGACCCCTGGCTGACGCCGGCGATCGACTGGGACCGGACGCTCGCCTTCCGCCACCGGCTTTGGGATCTCGGCCTCGGTGTCGCCGAAGCCATGGATACGGCGCAGCGCGGCATGGGCCTCGGCTGGCCTGAAGCGCGCGACCTCCTCCGACGGGCGCTTGCCGAAGCAGCCGGCCGCAAGGATGCAGTGATTGCCTGCGGCGCCGGCACCGACCATCTGGTGCCTGGACCGGATGTGACCATCGACACCATCCTCAAGGCCTATGAGGAGCAGATCGAAACGGTGGAGGCGGCCGGCGGCCGCATAATCCTGATGGCGAGCCGGGCGCTTGCCGTCACGGCCAAGGGACCGGACGATTATATAAGGGTCTACGACCGCATCCTTCGCCAGGTCAAGGAACCCGTCATCATCCACTGGCTGGGCGAAATGTTCGACCCGGCGCTGGAAGGTTATTGGGGCAATGGCGACCACCTGAAGGCGATGGAAACCTGCCTTGAAGTGATCGAAGCCAATTCCGCCAAGGTTGACGGTATCAAGATCTCGCTGCTTTCCAAGGAGAAGGAAGTGACCATGCGCCGGCAGCTGCCGAAGGCCGTGCGCATGTATACCGGCGACGATTTCAACTATGCCGAACTGATCGCCGGCGACGAAGAAGGCCATTCCGACGCATTGCTCGGCATTTTCGATGCGATCGCGCCGGCAGCGTCGGCTGCGCTCGACGCCCTCGGCCGCAAGAGCAACCATGAATTCTTCGATCTGCTCGAGCCGACCGTGCCGCTGTCGCGTCACATCTTCAAGGCGCCGACCCGCTTCTACAAGACCGGCGTTGTCTTCCTCGCCTATCTCAACGGCCTGCAGGACCATTTCACCATGGTCGGCGGCCAGCAGAGCACGCGCTCGCTCACGCATCTGGCTGAACTCTTCCGCCTGGCCGACAAGGCGCGCGTGCTCGCCGATCCGGAACTCGCAACGGCGCGCATGAAACAGGTGCTGGCCGTCCACGGCGTTCACTGA
- a CDS encoding carbohydrate ABC transporter permease, translated as MTEMTASVTAARPPSDITKRSLPASLIIHALLIAASLLMVYPLLWMVSASVRPETEIFSSTSLIPSSIDFSSYARGWVGLDVSFGRFFWNSLVISLLVVTGNVIACSLTAFAFARLRFAGRNFWFAIMLGTLMIPYHVTLIPQYVLFLNLGWVNTILPLVVPKFLASDAFFIFLMVQFFRGIPRELDEAAMMDGCSAWRIYWKIMLPLSLPVLATAAIFSFIWTWDDFFGPLIYLNDMNTYTIQLGLRTFVDSTSASDWGGLFAMSTLTLVPVFFFFLFFQRLLIEGIATTGMKR; from the coding sequence ATGACTGAGATGACCGCTTCCGTCACCGCGGCCCGGCCGCCATCGGATATCACCAAACGCAGCCTGCCGGCGTCGCTCATCATCCACGCCCTGCTGATCGCCGCATCGCTTCTGATGGTCTATCCGCTGTTGTGGATGGTTTCGGCATCGGTCAGGCCGGAAACCGAGATCTTCTCGTCGACCTCGCTTATCCCTTCGTCGATCGATTTCTCCTCCTATGCGCGCGGCTGGGTCGGCCTCGATGTCAGCTTCGGCCGGTTCTTCTGGAATTCGCTCGTCATTTCGCTGCTGGTGGTGACGGGCAATGTCATCGCCTGTTCGTTGACGGCCTTCGCCTTTGCCCGGCTGCGTTTTGCCGGCCGCAATTTCTGGTTCGCGATCATGCTCGGCACGCTGATGATCCCCTATCATGTGACGCTGATCCCGCAATATGTGCTCTTCCTCAACCTTGGCTGGGTCAACACCATCCTGCCGCTCGTCGTGCCGAAGTTCCTGGCAAGCGACGCCTTTTTCATCTTCCTGATGGTGCAGTTTTTCCGCGGCATCCCGCGCGAACTCGACGAAGCCGCCATGATGGACGGCTGCAGCGCCTGGCGCATCTACTGGAAGATCATGCTGCCGCTGTCGCTACCGGTCTTGGCAACGGCTGCCATCTTCTCCTTCATCTGGACCTGGGACGATTTCTTCGGGCCGCTGATCTACCTGAACGACATGAACACCTATACGATCCAGCTCGGCCTGCGCACCTTCGTAGATTCCACCAGCGCATCGGATTGGGGCGGCTTGTTCGCCATGTCGACTTTGACGCTCGTGCCGGTGTTCTTCTTCTTCCTGTTCTTCCAGCGCCTGCTGATCGAGGGCATCGCCACGACGGGCATGAAGCGTTGA
- a CDS encoding hydroxyacid dehydrogenase: MNRPAIILAMEPSRTEHVLPDEILHRLDTIGRLLNPEPLQHFEDERASRLLSEAEILVTGWGAPYVGPEIAAAAPRLRLIVHAAGTVKGIIDDAIFEAGITVSHAAEANAVPVAEFTLAAIIFAGKRAFRFRDLYIADRNRDRTYPMQREAIGNYGRTLGIVGASRIGRRVIELLKPFRFELLLFDPMLDAAEAAGLGTEKVDLDELMRRADIVSLHAPSLPATQHMIDARRLSLLKNGATLINTARGILIDEAALLLELKTGRIDAVIDVTDPEIPEPGSAFYDLPNVFLTPHIAGAIGLERARLGEMTADEIERFVSGRPLLYQIRRQDLENIA, from the coding sequence ATGAACCGTCCGGCAATCATCCTTGCCATGGAGCCGTCGCGCACGGAGCACGTCCTGCCCGATGAGATCCTGCACCGGCTCGATACGATCGGCCGCCTGCTGAATCCCGAGCCGCTGCAGCATTTCGAGGATGAACGCGCCAGCCGCCTGCTTTCCGAAGCCGAAATCCTGGTCACCGGCTGGGGCGCACCCTATGTCGGGCCTGAGATTGCCGCTGCCGCGCCGCGGCTTCGTCTCATCGTCCATGCGGCGGGCACGGTAAAGGGCATCATCGACGACGCCATCTTCGAAGCCGGCATAACAGTCAGCCATGCGGCCGAGGCCAATGCCGTGCCGGTCGCCGAATTCACGCTGGCGGCAATCATTTTCGCCGGCAAACGTGCCTTCCGCTTCCGCGATCTCTACATTGCCGACCGCAATCGCGATCGGACCTACCCCATGCAGCGCGAAGCGATCGGAAATTACGGCCGCACCCTCGGCATTGTCGGCGCCTCGCGCATCGGCCGGCGGGTAATCGAGCTTTTGAAACCCTTCCGCTTCGAGCTGCTGCTGTTCGACCCCATGCTCGATGCTGCCGAGGCCGCCGGGTTGGGCACGGAGAAGGTCGATCTCGACGAATTGATGCGCCGCGCCGATATCGTTTCCCTGCACGCGCCGTCGCTGCCGGCGACCCAGCATATGATCGATGCGCGAAGGCTGTCTCTGCTGAAGAACGGCGCGACGCTCATCAACACCGCGCGCGGCATTCTTATCGATGAGGCGGCACTGCTTTTGGAGCTGAAGACCGGCCGCATCGACGCCGTTATCGACGTCACCGATCCGGAGATCCCGGAGCCGGGTTCTGCTTTCTACGATCTGCCGAACGTCTTTCTGACACCGCATATCGCCGGCGCCATCGGCCTGGAACGGGCGCGTCTTGGCGAAATGACGGCGGATGAGATCGAGCGTTTTGTGAGCGGCCGGCCGCTACTCTACCAGATCCGCCGGCAGGATCTCGAGAACATCGCCTGA
- a CDS encoding Gfo/Idh/MocA family protein, translated as MARLGIILHGVTGRMGYNQHLVRSILAFRDQGGITLKSGEKLEIDPIIVGRNGAKMEELAKKHNIQRWSTDLDAALANPDDTIFFDAGTTLMRAELLSKALDAGKHVYCEKPISDDLQVAIDLARKARRSGLKHGVVQDKLFLPGLRKLALLKDSGFFGKILSVRGEFGYWVFEGDWGVPAQRPSWNYRKGDGGGIILDMLCHWRYVLDNLFGEVKAVSCLGATHIPRRIDEQGKPYDCDTDDAAYATFELEGGAIAQINSSWAVRVRRDDLVTFQVDGTHGSAVAGLTKCWSQHRVNTPKPVWNPDQPQTIDFYKTWDEVPDTQAFDNGFKAQWEMFIRHVVEDAPWPYGLEAGAKGVQLAELGLKSWAERRWLDVPALEF; from the coding sequence ATGGCACGCTTGGGGATCATCTTGCACGGCGTTACCGGCCGCATGGGCTATAATCAGCATCTGGTGCGGTCGATCCTCGCCTTCCGCGACCAGGGCGGCATTACGCTGAAGTCGGGCGAAAAACTGGAGATCGACCCGATCATCGTCGGCCGCAACGGCGCCAAGATGGAAGAGCTGGCGAAGAAGCATAACATCCAGCGCTGGTCGACCGATCTCGATGCCGCTCTCGCCAATCCCGACGACACGATTTTCTTCGACGCCGGCACGACGCTGATGCGCGCCGAGCTGCTGTCGAAAGCGCTCGACGCCGGCAAGCACGTCTATTGCGAAAAGCCGATTTCCGACGATCTGCAGGTGGCGATCGACCTTGCCCGCAAGGCGCGCCGCTCCGGCCTCAAGCACGGCGTCGTGCAGGACAAGCTCTTCCTGCCCGGCCTGCGCAAGCTGGCGCTGCTCAAGGATTCCGGCTTCTTCGGCAAGATCCTCTCGGTGCGCGGCGAATTCGGCTACTGGGTGTTCGAAGGCGACTGGGGCGTGCCCGCCCAGCGCCCCTCCTGGAACTACCGCAAGGGCGACGGCGGCGGCATCATTCTCGACATGCTCTGCCACTGGCGCTACGTGCTCGACAATCTGTTCGGCGAGGTGAAGGCGGTCTCCTGCCTCGGCGCCACGCATATTCCGCGGCGCATCGACGAGCAGGGCAAGCCCTATGACTGCGATACCGACGATGCGGCCTATGCGACCTTCGAACTCGAAGGCGGCGCGATCGCGCAGATCAACTCTTCCTGGGCGGTGCGTGTGCGCCGCGACGATCTCGTCACCTTCCAGGTCGACGGCACCCATGGCTCGGCCGTCGCCGGCCTGACGAAATGCTGGAGCCAGCACCGCGTCAACACGCCGAAGCCGGTCTGGAACCCCGACCAGCCGCAGACGATCGACTTCTACAAGACCTGGGACGAGGTTCCGGATACGCAGGCCTTCGACAACGGTTTCAAGGCGCAGTGGGAAATGTTCATCCGCCATGTCGTCGAAGATGCGCCCTGGCCCTATGGGCTTGAGGCCGGCGCCAAAGGCGTGCAGTTGGCCGAACTCGGCCTGAAATCCTGGGCCGAGCGCCGCTGGCTCGACGTTCCCGCACTGGAGTTCTGA
- a CDS encoding carbohydrate ABC transporter permease codes for MSNAMRTPAGAINVERYQGAVAEGRFRRLWNTNAPGYLFLLPWLIGFFGLTLGPALISLYLSFTDFDMLQSPRWVGMANYVRIATADPKFSAAMHVTLTYVVFSVPFKLTFALLVAMALNRGLRGLTFYRAIFYLPSLLGGSVAIAVLWRQLFASDGLVNAALSQFGIEGPSWISHPNYSIYTLVALSVWQFGSPMIIFLAGLRQIPQDMYEAASLDGASKFRQFYKITLPLLTPVIFFNAVVQTIDAFKAFTPAFIISGGTGGPINSTLFYTLYLYQEAFGNFRMGYASALAWILVLIIAVFTAFSFLTSRYWVHYDD; via the coding sequence ATGAGCAATGCGATGCGCACGCCCGCAGGGGCCATAAATGTGGAAAGATATCAGGGGGCCGTGGCCGAAGGACGCTTCCGGCGTCTCTGGAATACCAATGCTCCCGGCTATCTCTTCCTCCTGCCATGGCTTATCGGCTTTTTCGGGCTGACGCTCGGGCCGGCCCTGATTTCGCTCTACCTCTCCTTCACCGACTTCGACATGCTGCAGTCGCCGCGGTGGGTGGGAATGGCGAATTACGTGCGCATCGCCACGGCGGATCCGAAATTCTCGGCCGCCATGCACGTCACCCTGACTTATGTTGTCTTCTCGGTGCCGTTCAAACTGACCTTCGCTTTGCTGGTCGCCATGGCGCTGAACCGCGGCCTGCGCGGACTGACCTTTTATCGCGCCATCTTCTACCTCCCTTCCTTGCTGGGCGGCAGCGTGGCGATCGCCGTGCTCTGGCGCCAGCTTTTCGCCAGCGATGGTCTCGTCAATGCCGCGCTCTCGCAATTCGGCATCGAAGGTCCGAGCTGGATCTCGCATCCGAACTATTCGATCTACACGCTGGTGGCTCTGTCGGTCTGGCAGTTCGGCTCGCCGATGATTATTTTCCTCGCCGGCCTGCGCCAGATTCCCCAGGATATGTACGAGGCCGCAAGCCTCGATGGCGCCTCGAAATTCCGCCAATTCTACAAGATCACCCTGCCGCTTCTGACGCCGGTGATCTTCTTCAACGCCGTCGTCCAGACCATTGATGCCTTCAAGGCTTTCACACCCGCCTTCATCATCTCCGGCGGCACGGGCGGTCCGATCAACTCGACGCTGTTTTATACGCTCTACCTTTATCAGGAAGCCTTCGGCAATTTCCGCATGGGCTATGCCTCGGCGCTCGCCTGGATCCTGGTGCTGATCATCGCCGTCTTCACCGCTTTCTCCTTCCTGACCTCGCGTTATTGGGTGCATTACGATGACTGA
- a CDS encoding Gfo/Idh/MocA family protein, whose protein sequence is MAVTGNSDMSIRTVAIVGCGIGRSHIVEGYLPHADKFKVVAICDLNAERLAAVGDEFGIERRTTSFAELLADDTIDIIDICTPPGVHLEQVVAALAAGKHVVCEKPLTGSLAAVDTIMAAEKAAKGVLMPIFQYRYGDGIQKAKRIIDAGIAGKAYTASVETFWLRKPEYYAVPWRGKWATELGGVLVTHALHLHDMMMHLMGPAARVFGRVATRVNDIEVEDCASASLLMESGAFVSLSCTLGSQEQLSRLRLHFENVTFESSHEPYTPGKDPWKIIAANDDVQQRIDRVVSDWQPVAPRFTTQMGQFHAFLSGQGPLPVTTADARRALELVTAIYQSSDSGAEVPLPVGPDSPKYADWRARTK, encoded by the coding sequence ATGGCGGTCACGGGAAACAGCGACATGAGCATCAGAACGGTCGCGATCGTCGGCTGCGGCATCGGCCGCTCGCACATTGTCGAGGGTTATCTGCCGCATGCCGACAAATTCAAGGTCGTGGCGATCTGTGACCTGAACGCAGAGCGGCTGGCGGCAGTCGGTGATGAGTTCGGCATCGAACGGCGCACCACCTCCTTTGCCGAGCTGCTCGCTGACGACACGATCGACATCATTGACATCTGCACCCCGCCCGGGGTGCACCTGGAGCAGGTCGTGGCTGCCCTTGCCGCTGGCAAACATGTCGTTTGCGAAAAGCCGCTGACCGGCTCGCTCGCGGCCGTCGATACGATCATGGCAGCGGAGAAAGCCGCCAAAGGCGTGCTGATGCCGATCTTCCAGTATCGCTACGGCGACGGCATCCAGAAGGCCAAGCGGATCATCGACGCCGGTATTGCCGGCAAAGCCTATACGGCCTCGGTCGAAACCTTCTGGCTGCGCAAACCCGAATATTATGCCGTGCCCTGGCGCGGCAAATGGGCGACCGAACTCGGCGGCGTGCTCGTCACCCATGCGCTGCATCTGCACGACATGATGATGCACCTGATGGGCCCGGCGGCCAGGGTCTTCGGCCGGGTCGCCACCCGCGTCAACGATATCGAGGTCGAGGATTGCGCCTCCGCCAGCCTGCTGATGGAAAGCGGCGCCTTCGTCTCACTGTCCTGCACGCTGGGTTCGCAGGAACAGTTGAGCCGGCTGAGGCTGCATTTCGAGAATGTGACCTTCGAAAGCAGCCATGAGCCCTATACGCCGGGCAAGGACCCCTGGAAGATCATCGCCGCCAATGACGATGTCCAGCAACGGATCGACCGGGTGGTCAGCGATTGGCAGCCGGTCGCCCCCCGGTTTACCACCCAGATGGGCCAGTTCCACGCCTTCCTCAGCGGCCAGGGGCCGCTGCCGGTGACGACGGCGGATGCGCGCCGGGCGCTGGAACTCGTCACCGCCATCTACCAGTCTTCCGACAGCGGCGCCGAAGTGCCGCTGCCGGTCGGCCCCGACAGTCCGAAATACGCCGATTGGCGCGCAAGAACGAAGTAA
- a CDS encoding TetR/AcrR family transcriptional regulator, producing MNDSGENGEKKKSRRPSQERTAQRDPERTRAAILEAATREFAENGMGGARVDAIAERAGTNKRMLYHYFGDKEQLYLRVLEEAYVGIRTAERALHIGDRSPEEGIGELALFTWRYFLQHPEFLSLLGTENLHRARWLRQSVRLKELHSHLIGELSDVLERGKKQGVFVETADPLHVYLTIASLGYFYLSNQYTLSTIFGRDLIEPNHLNAWERHIVHVTLASIKH from the coding sequence ATGAACGACAGCGGCGAAAACGGAGAGAAGAAAAAATCCCGGCGTCCTTCTCAGGAACGCACGGCCCAGCGCGATCCGGAGCGGACGCGCGCCGCGATCCTTGAGGCGGCCACGCGGGAGTTTGCCGAAAACGGCATGGGCGGAGCCCGCGTCGACGCCATCGCCGAGCGCGCCGGCACCAACAAGCGCATGCTCTACCATTATTTCGGCGACAAGGAGCAGCTCTATCTCCGCGTGCTCGAAGAAGCCTATGTCGGCATCCGCACCGCCGAGCGCGCGCTGCATATCGGTGACCGCAGCCCGGAGGAAGGCATCGGGGAACTGGCGCTCTTCACCTGGCGCTATTTTCTCCAGCACCCGGAATTCCTCAGCCTGCTCGGCACGGAAAACCTGCATCGGGCCCGGTGGCTGCGCCAGTCTGTTCGGCTCAAGGAATTGCATTCGCATCTGATCGGCGAGCTTTCGGATGTGCTCGAGCGGGGAAAGAAGCAGGGCGTCTTCGTCGAGACCGCTGATCCGCTGCATGTCTATCTGACAATCGCCTCGCTCGGCTATTTCTACCTGTCCAACCAGTACACGCTTTCGACGATCTTCGGCCGCGACCTGATCGAGCCGAACCATCTCAATGCCTGGGAAAGACATATCGTCCACGTGACGCTCGCCTCGATCAAACACTGA
- a CDS encoding Gfo/Idh/MocA family protein, with the protein MEKRRFALIGTGNRGTTMWGKDLLAGWREHVDLTAIVEKNSLRGERARNMIGSNAPLYENIDSMLAEQKPDLVIVCTPDQTHDDIIVRALESGIDVITEKPMTTSVEKIRRILDAEKRTGRRVDVSFNYRYAPTAAKIKELLNAGEIGRVTSVDFHWYLNTKHGADYFRRWHAYTENSGSLFVHKATHHFDLLNWYLDSDPDAVTSFADLQNYGRKGPFRGPRCKLCPHAHECDYYLDLEKDPFLDQLYEDPSKIDGYFRDGCVFREDIDIPDTMVVSLRYRNNVHVSYSLNTFQPIEGHHLAFNGTKGRIEIRQYETQPWEEPKQDTILLIRNFPNGKEAVERIVVPHFTGGHYGGDDRMRNMIFKPDMEDRLGQRAGTRAGAMSVLCGIAALTSSRAGKVVEIADLMPELADDGSPNSLRTSR; encoded by the coding sequence ATGGAGAAACGCCGTTTTGCCCTGATCGGCACCGGGAACCGCGGCACCACCATGTGGGGCAAGGACTTGCTGGCCGGCTGGCGCGAGCATGTCGACCTCACAGCCATCGTCGAGAAGAATTCGCTGCGCGGCGAGCGCGCCCGCAACATGATCGGCAGCAACGCGCCACTCTATGAAAACATCGATTCCATGCTCGCCGAGCAGAAGCCGGATCTGGTCATCGTCTGCACCCCCGACCAGACGCATGACGATATTATCGTGCGGGCGCTGGAGTCCGGCATCGACGTCATCACCGAAAAGCCGATGACCACGTCGGTCGAGAAAATTCGCCGGATTCTCGACGCCGAAAAGCGCACCGGCCGCCGCGTCGACGTCTCCTTCAACTATCGCTATGCGCCAACGGCCGCCAAGATCAAGGAACTGCTCAATGCCGGCGAGATCGGCCGGGTGACCTCCGTCGACTTCCACTGGTATTTGAACACCAAGCATGGCGCCGACTACTTCCGCCGCTGGCATGCCTATACGGAAAATTCCGGCAGCCTGTTCGTTCACAAGGCCACCCACCATTTCGATCTTCTGAACTGGTATCTCGACAGCGATCCCGACGCCGTCACCTCGTTTGCCGATCTGCAGAATTACGGCCGCAAGGGCCCGTTCCGCGGACCGCGCTGCAAGCTCTGTCCGCACGCACATGAATGCGATTATTATCTCGATCTCGAAAAGGATCCCTTCCTCGATCAGCTCTACGAGGATCCTTCGAAGATCGACGGCTATTTCCGCGACGGCTGCGTTTTCCGCGAGGACATCGATATTCCTGATACGATGGTGGTCAGCCTGCGCTACCGCAACAATGTCCATGTGTCCTATTCATTGAACACCTTCCAGCCGATCGAAGGCCATCACCTCGCCTTCAACGGCACCAAGGGACGCATCGAAATTCGCCAGTATGAGACCCAGCCTTGGGAAGAGCCGAAGCAGGACACGATCCTGCTCATCCGCAATTTCCCGAATGGTAAGGAAGCCGTCGAGCGGATCGTCGTTCCGCATTTCACCGGCGGCCATTACGGCGGCGATGACCGGATGCGCAACATGATCTTCAAGCCCGACATGGAAGACCGGCTCGGCCAGCGCGCAGGCACGCGGGCGGGCGCCATGTCCGTGCTCTGCGGCATCGCCGCGCTGACGAGTTCGCGCGCCGGCAAGGTGGTCGAAATCGCGGATCTGATGCCCGAGCTCGCCGATGACGGCTCGCCCAATTCGTTGAGGACATCGCGCTGA